One window from the genome of Streptomyces sp. WZ-12 encodes:
- a CDS encoding ubiquitin-like protein Pup has product MATKDTGGGQQRATRSTEEVEEQAQDAEVSGDLKERQEKLSDDVDSVLDEIDDVLEENAEDFVRSFVQKGGQ; this is encoded by the coding sequence ATGGCGACCAAGGACACCGGCGGCGGACAGCAGCGGGCCACCCGGTCCACCGAAGAGGTCGAGGAGCAGGCCCAGGACGCAGAGGTCTCGGGGGATCTCAAGGAGCGTCAGGAGAAATTGTCCGACGACGTCGATTCCGTTCTGGACGAGATTGACGATGTCCTTGAGGAAAATGCCGAGGATTTCGTGCGGTCATTTGTCCAAAAAGGCGGACAGTAA
- the prcB gene encoding proteasome subunit beta gives MEANTPSTGRLPAAFLTPGSSSFVDFLGQHAPGLLPGNRSVPPVQGAFEAPHGTTIVAVSFPGGVVLAGDRRATMGNVIAQRDIEKVFPADEYSAVGIAGTAGLAVEMVKLFQLELEHFEKVEGAQLSLEGKANRLSTMIRSNLGMAMQGLAVVPLFAGYDLDREKGRIFSYDVTGGRSEEHGFSATGSGSVFARSALKKLFREDFTEHQAATAVVQALYDAADDDSATGGPDMARRIYPIVTVITEEGFKKLTEAEVSEIARAVHERRLDQPDGPRAALL, from the coding sequence GTGGAAGCCAACACTCCAAGCACCGGGCGTCTGCCGGCTGCCTTCCTGACGCCTGGATCCTCGTCGTTCGTGGACTTCCTCGGGCAGCACGCACCAGGGCTGTTGCCGGGCAACCGCTCGGTGCCGCCCGTGCAGGGGGCCTTCGAGGCCCCGCACGGAACGACCATCGTGGCGGTCTCGTTCCCCGGCGGTGTGGTGCTCGCCGGCGACCGGCGGGCCACGATGGGCAATGTCATCGCGCAGCGCGACATCGAGAAGGTCTTCCCGGCCGACGAGTACTCGGCGGTCGGCATCGCGGGCACGGCCGGTCTCGCGGTGGAGATGGTCAAGCTGTTCCAACTGGAGCTGGAGCACTTCGAGAAGGTCGAGGGGGCCCAACTCTCCCTGGAGGGCAAGGCGAACCGGCTCTCGACGATGATCCGCAGCAACCTCGGGATGGCCATGCAGGGCCTCGCCGTGGTGCCGCTCTTCGCCGGTTACGACCTCGACCGCGAGAAGGGCCGGATCTTCTCGTACGACGTCACCGGCGGGCGCTCGGAGGAGCACGGCTTCTCGGCCACCGGCTCCGGCTCGGTCTTCGCGCGCAGCGCGCTGAAGAAGCTCTTCCGGGAGGACTTCACGGAGCATCAGGCCGCCACCGCCGTCGTCCAGGCGCTCTACGACGCCGCCGACGACGACTCGGCGACCGGCGGTCCTGACATGGCACGGCGGATCTACCCCATCGTCACGGTGATCACCGAAGAGGGCTTCAAGAAGCTGACCGAGGCCGAGGTTTCGGAGATCGCCCGCGCCGTGCACGAACGCCGTCTTGACCAGCCCGACGGCCCGCGCGCCGCGCTGCTCTGA
- the prcA gene encoding proteasome subunit alpha yields the protein MSTPFYVSPQQAMADRAEYARKGIARGRSVVVLQYTDGVLFVAENPSRALHKVSEIYDRIAFAAVGKYNEFENLRIGGVRYADLRGYTYDREDVTARGLANVYAQTLGTIFSSAAEKPYEVELIVAEVGNAPEDDQIYRLPHDGSIVDEHGSVAVGGNSDQISSYLDQRHRDGMTLAEALRLAVESLSRDTNGGERTLTAEHLEVAVLDRTRPQKRKFKRILGRQLSRLLDEHAAAEKEKDGSGEGAGESSDAAGSGGSGKDAGKKDADGAEESGAAEE from the coding sequence GTGTCGACGCCGTTCTATGTCTCACCCCAGCAGGCCATGGCCGACCGCGCCGAGTACGCCCGCAAGGGCATCGCGCGCGGCCGCAGCGTCGTGGTGCTGCAGTACACCGACGGCGTGCTCTTCGTCGCGGAGAATCCCTCCCGGGCCCTGCACAAGGTCAGCGAGATCTATGACCGGATCGCCTTCGCGGCGGTCGGCAAGTACAACGAGTTCGAGAACCTGCGGATCGGCGGCGTCCGCTACGCCGACCTGCGCGGTTACACCTACGACCGGGAGGACGTGACCGCCCGCGGGCTGGCCAACGTCTACGCCCAGACGCTCGGCACGATCTTCTCCAGCGCGGCCGAGAAGCCCTACGAGGTCGAGCTGATCGTCGCCGAGGTGGGCAACGCCCCGGAGGACGACCAGATTTACCGGCTGCCGCACGACGGCTCGATCGTCGACGAGCACGGCTCGGTCGCGGTGGGCGGCAACTCCGACCAGATCAGCAGCTATCTCGACCAGCGGCACCGCGACGGGATGACCCTGGCGGAGGCGCTGCGGCTGGCGGTCGAGTCGCTCTCCCGGGACACCAACGGCGGCGAGCGGACGCTGACCGCCGAGCACCTTGAGGTCGCGGTGCTGGACCGCACCCGCCCGCAGAAGCGGAAGTTCAAGCGCATCCTGGGGCGCCAACTCTCCCGGCTGCTGGACGAGCACGCCGCCGCGGAGAAGGAGAAGGACGGGTCCGGGGAGGGCGCGGGGGAGTCCTCGGACGCCGCCGGGTCCGGCGGCAGCGGCAAGGACGCCGGGAAGAAGGACGCCGACGGCGCGGAGGAGTCCGGCGCCGCGGAGGAGTAA
- a CDS encoding LacI family DNA-binding transcriptional regulator, whose translation MTSNEATAPASHRAGARATSRDVARAAGVSQAAVSLVLGDKWRGRVSAGKAEAVRAAARDLGYRPNLAARSLRTGRTRTALLVVPALTTEFFARVFTGAARVAADHDFGVVLYPSPEGTGPARDPFDSASAALDGVIASSMAADALAALRTAGLPLVMLDSDPDDRAASAVVNLDIADGVRQLATHLTGLGHRRITHLAADVDSWTFAVRARALADALAGVPDAALRRQPAALNVDAGLRAAHAALTASGPRPTALLCDDDIIAAGACKAVRRLGLRIPEDISVTGFDDLALALAVEPELTTVRLPAEEFGEAGMRALLAALDGTPADAATLPVTLVPRGSTAPPPDGAHNAARPGGS comes from the coding sequence GTGACCAGCAACGAGGCCACCGCGCCCGCCAGCCACCGGGCCGGCGCCCGGGCCACCAGCCGCGACGTCGCCCGGGCCGCCGGCGTCTCGCAGGCCGCGGTCTCCCTGGTCCTCGGCGACAAGTGGCGCGGCCGGGTCTCCGCCGGCAAGGCCGAGGCGGTCCGGGCGGCCGCCCGCGACCTGGGCTACCGCCCCAACCTCGCCGCCCGCAGCCTGCGCACCGGCCGCACCCGCACCGCGCTGCTCGTCGTCCCCGCACTGACCACCGAGTTCTTCGCCCGGGTCTTCACCGGCGCCGCCCGGGTCGCCGCCGACCACGACTTCGGCGTGGTCCTCTACCCGTCCCCCGAAGGCACCGGCCCGGCGCGCGACCCCTTCGACTCCGCCTCCGCCGCGCTGGACGGCGTCATCGCCTCCTCGATGGCGGCCGACGCCCTCGCCGCGCTGCGCACCGCCGGGCTGCCGCTGGTGATGCTCGACAGCGACCCCGACGACCGGGCCGCCTCCGCCGTCGTCAACCTCGACATCGCCGACGGCGTACGGCAGTTGGCCACCCACCTCACGGGCCTGGGCCACCGCCGGATCACCCATCTCGCGGCCGACGTGGACTCCTGGACCTTCGCCGTCCGCGCCCGGGCACTGGCCGACGCCCTGGCCGGCGTCCCCGACGCGGCGCTGCGCCGGCAGCCCGCCGCGCTCAACGTCGACGCCGGCCTGCGCGCCGCGCACGCCGCGCTCACCGCCTCCGGCCCGCGCCCCACCGCGCTGTTGTGCGACGACGACATCATCGCCGCCGGCGCCTGCAAGGCGGTGCGCCGCCTCGGGCTGCGGATCCCCGAGGACATCTCGGTCACCGGCTTCGACGACCTGGCCCTCGCGCTCGCGGTGGAACCGGAGTTGACGACGGTCCGGCTCCCGGCCGAGGAGTTCGGTGAGGCCGGCATGCGGGCCCTGCTGGCCGCCCTCGACGGCACCCCGGCCGACGCCGCCACTCTGCCCGTCACCCTCGTCCCGCGCGGCTCCACGGCGCCGCCGCCGGACGGTGCGCACAACGCCGCGCGCCCCGGCGGGAGTTGA
- a CDS encoding MFS transporter translates to MAAGYAELLRTRYAARLLAGTLVGRLPNATAGLAVVLYVRDQGGSYALAGALSAVYGVCTAIGQPLLGRAVDVYGQPRVMLPAAACSAFGMALLTVVGVAPHWPAVLAMVIAGVCTPPLEGGLRALWPNVLKRPDRVHSAYALDAVAQEVMFAVGPLLVTLCVAAWSAAAALLVINAIGVLGALSVVVSAPSREWRSAAREAHWLGALRSPGMLVLVGAFFFVGLALGSIAVAAVAYADRHGGGMVSSYLLSALGVGALAGGLVYGARQWPGRPEARLRLLVALLALGYLPLFLVPGVVGMTALTGVAGVFLAPSLACAFVVVDRHAPKGTVTEAFSWLVTTFGVGSAVGASAAGPALEHGGPAAGFAVAGAGGVAALVVLLSMKRFLGDPVAPAEPPVGTENDRNGAVEPGFRAGHQA, encoded by the coding sequence GTGGCCGCGGGATATGCGGAATTGCTCAGGACCCGATATGCCGCCCGGCTGCTGGCCGGGACCCTGGTCGGCAGGCTGCCGAACGCCACCGCCGGGCTGGCGGTGGTCCTCTACGTCCGGGACCAGGGCGGCAGTTACGCGCTCGCCGGCGCGCTGTCCGCCGTCTACGGCGTCTGCACCGCCATCGGCCAGCCGCTGCTCGGCCGGGCCGTCGACGTGTACGGGCAGCCGAGGGTGATGCTGCCCGCGGCGGCGTGCTCCGCGTTCGGCATGGCGCTGCTGACCGTCGTGGGGGTCGCGCCACACTGGCCCGCCGTGCTCGCCATGGTGATCGCCGGGGTGTGCACCCCGCCCCTGGAGGGCGGGCTGCGGGCCCTGTGGCCCAACGTGCTCAAGCGGCCGGACCGGGTGCACTCGGCGTACGCGCTGGACGCGGTGGCGCAGGAAGTCATGTTCGCGGTGGGGCCGTTGCTGGTCACGCTCTGCGTGGCGGCCTGGTCGGCGGCGGCCGCGCTGCTGGTGATCAACGCGATCGGGGTGCTGGGTGCGCTCTCCGTCGTGGTCTCCGCGCCGTCCCGGGAGTGGCGCAGCGCGGCCCGGGAGGCGCACTGGCTGGGCGCCCTCCGCTCGCCGGGGATGCTGGTGTTGGTCGGTGCGTTCTTCTTCGTCGGGCTGGCGCTGGGGTCGATCGCGGTGGCCGCGGTGGCCTACGCCGACCGGCACGGCGGCGGGATGGTCTCCAGCTATCTGCTCTCCGCGTTGGGGGTGGGCGCGCTGGCCGGGGGGCTGGTCTACGGCGCCCGGCAGTGGCCGGGGCGGCCGGAGGCGCGGCTGCGGCTGCTCGTCGCGCTGTTGGCGCTCGGGTACCTACCGCTCTTCCTGGTGCCGGGTGTTGTGGGGATGACGGCGTTGACCGGGGTCGCCGGGGTGTTCCTGGCGCCGTCGTTGGCCTGCGCGTTCGTGGTGGTGGACCGGCACGCGCCCAAGGGGACGGTGACGGAGGCGTTCTCGTGGTTGGTGACCACGTTCGGGGTCGGTTCGGCGGTGGGTGCCTCGGCGGCCGGGCCGGCGCTGGAACACGGCGGTCCGGCCGCGGGATTCGCCGTCGCGGGGGCCGGCGGGGTGGCCGCGTTGGTGGTTCTTTTGTCGATGAAGCGATTCCTGGGCGATCCCGTGGCGCCGGCCGAGCCGCCCGTCGGGACGGAAAATGATCGGAACGGGGCCGTCGAACCCGGTTTCAGAGCAGGCCATCAGGCGTAA